One Triticum dicoccoides isolate Atlit2015 ecotype Zavitan chromosome 5B, WEW_v2.0, whole genome shotgun sequence genomic window carries:
- the LOC119308610 gene encoding polyadenylate-binding protein 8-like: protein MAAQAASSASEGGSPAAAAAAAAAAASSFPATSLYVGDLDVSVQDAQLFDVFAQIGGVVSVRVCRDVTSRKSLGYAYVNYNTPADAARALEMLNFTPINGRPIRIMYSNRDPSLRKSGTANIFIKNLDKSIDNKALYDTFCVFGNILSCKVATDPAGESKGYGFVQYERDEAAHAAIEKLNGMLMNDKKVYVGPFVRKQERDNSPGNVKFNNVYVKNLAETTTEDDLKEIFGKFGAITSVVVMRDGDGRSKCFGFVNFESPDEAALAVQDLNGKKFSDKEWYVGRAQKKSEREMELKEKFEKNLQEAADKYQNTNLYLKNLDDTVDDEKLRELFAEFGTITSCKVMRDSNGASRGSGFVAFKSADDASRALAEMNNKMVGNKPLYVALAQRKEDRKARLQAQFSQMRPVPMAPTVGPRMQMLPPGVPVGQQMFYGQPPAFINPQPGFGFQQPFMPGMRPGGAPMPNFMMPMVQQGQQPQRPAGRRAGAGGMQQSMQMGQQQMMGRGGGRGYRYPTGRGMPDPAMHGVGGVMTSPYEMGGMPMRDAGASQPVPIGALASALANSPPETQRMMLGENLYPLVDQLEHDQAAKVTGMLLEMDQTEVLHLLESPDALKAKVAEAMEVLRSAQQHTNQSPEQQLASLSLNDGLISS from the exons ATGGCGGCGCAGGCGGCGAGCTCGGCGTCGGAGGGCGGCTCCCCGGCCGCGGCGGCCgctgctgctgcggcggcggcttCTTCGTTCCCGGCGACATCGCTGTACGTGGGCGACCTCGACGTGAGCGTGCAGGACGCGCAGCTCTTCGACGTCTTCGCCCAGATCGGCGGCGTCGTCTCCGTGCGCGTCTGCAGGGACGTCACCTCGCGGAAATCGCTCGGATACGCCTACGTCAACTACAACACCCCGGCCGACG CTGCACGGGCTCTTGAAATGCTCAACTTCACTCCTATCAATGGGAGGCCTATCAGGATAATGTATTCTAACCGTGACCCCAGCTTGCGCAAGAGTGGCACAGCTAATATATTTATTAAG AATCTTGACAAGTCAATTGACAACAAAGCTTTGTATGACACATTTTGTGTGTTTGGAAACATTCTTTCATGTAAAGTTGCAACAGATCCTGCTGGGGAATCAAAGGGCTATGGTTTCGTTCAGTATGAGCGGGATGAGGCTGCTCATGCTGCTATCGAGAAACTCAATGGGATGCTTATGAATGACAAGAAGGTGTATGTTGGACCTTTCGTTCGTAAGCAGGAGAGAGATAACTCTCCAGGCAATGTCAAGTTTAATAATGTCTATGTAAAGAACCTAGCTGAGACTACCACTGAAGATGACTTGAAGGAAATCTTTGGAAAGTTTGGAGCAATAACAAGTGTTGTTGTAATGCGGGATGGGGATGGAAGATCCAAGTGTTTTGGCTTTGTGAATTTCGAAAGTCCAGATGAAGCTGCTCTGGCTGTTCAAGATTTGAATGGCAAGAAATTTAGTGACAAGGAATGGTATGTTGGAAGAGCGCAGAAAAAGTCAGAACGGGAGATGGAATTGAAAGAGAAGTTTGAAAAGAACCTTCAAGAGGCAGCAGATAAGTACCAAAACACCAACTTGTATCTGAAGAACTTAGATGATACTGTTGATGATGAAAAGTTGCGAGAACTTTTTGCTGAGTTCGGAACTATTACTTCCTGCAAG GTTATGCGTGATTCAAATGGCGCAAGCAGAGGTTCTGGATTTGTTGCTTTTAAATCCGCTGATGATGCTTCCCGAGCT CTTGCTGAAATGAACAACAAGATGGTTGGCAATAAACCACTTTATGTTGCACTCGCACAGCGCAAGGAAGACAGGAAAGCTAGGCTGCAG GCACAGTTTTCACAAATGCGTCCCGTTCCAATGGCTCCAACCGTTGGTCCTCGTATGCAAATGTTACCTCCTGGTGTTCCAGTCGGTCAGCAAATGTTCTATGGCCAGCCACCAGCGTTTATTAACCCACAG CCCGGATTTGGCTTCCAGCAACCTTTCATGCCCGGAATGAGGCCAGGCGGTGCTCCGATGCCGAACTTTATGATGCCTATGGTTCAGCAAGGACAACAACCACAGCGCCCAGCTGGTAGGCGAGCTGGTGCTGGTGGAATGCAGCAATCCATGCAGATGGGTCAGCAGCAG ATGATGGGTAGGGGTGGTGGTCGTGGTTACCGCTATCCGACCGGGCGTGGCATGCCTGATCCTGCTATGCATGGTGTTGGGGGTGTGATGACATCCCCATATGAGATGGGAGGGATGCCTATGAGAGATGCCGGTGCGTCACAGCCAGTTCCAATTGGGGCATTGGCTTCTGCACTTGCCAATTCACCCCCAGAGACGCAAAGAATG ATGCTTGGCGAGAACCTGTACCCTCTTGTTGATCAGCTGGAGCACGACCAGGCTGCCAAGGTGACCGGCATGCTCCTGGAGATGGATCAGACTGAGGTGCTTCACCTGCTTGAGTCGCCAGACGCTCTCAAGGCCAAGGTTGCTGAAGCCATGGAGGTTCTCCGCAGCGCTCAGCAGCACACCAACCAGTCCCCTGAGCAGCAGCTGGCTTCGCTCTCGCTGAATGACGGCCTCATCTCTTCCTAA